TTCTGAACTAATTATGATCAGACATTGATCCTGAAAACGAACTCTTGACCTTAGATACACCACTCCCTTTGTCGCAAGGTATCAAGCGGGATTCTTTTCCAGTTGTAGATTCAAACCAAGTCCACGAATTTCATTGTTTAGTACGTCAAAGCTTGCTGGCGTACCGGCCTCTAATGTGTTCTCACCATTTACCATGGATTCATAAATCTTTGTACGGCCCTCTACATCATCACTCTTCACTGTCAGCAACTCTTGTAGAATATAGGCAGCACCATAAGCTTCCAGTGCCCAGACTTCCATTTCTCCAAATCGTTGACCACCAAATCGTGCTTTTCCACCTAATGGCTGTTGTGTAATCAACGAGTAAGGACCTGTCGAACGAGCGTGGACTTTATCATCCACGAGGTGATGCAGTTTTAACATGTAAATCTGCCCGACCGTCGTTTTCTGTTCGTATGCTTCACCCGTACGACCATCATAGAGCTGTGCCTTACCGTCGTCAGGCAGTCCTGCCGTATCCAGATACTCATGGATTTTTGATTCCATTGCTCCGTCAAACACAGGGCACACAGCACGGAATCCGTGTTTTTGTGCTGCCCAACCTAAGTGGGTTTCAAGAATTTGCCCTACATTCATACGGCTGGGAACACCGAGTGGATTCAACATAATGTCGATGGGTGTACCATCTTCAGTAAACGGCATGTCTTCAATGGGCAATACTTTTGAAATCACACCCTTATTACCGTGACGTCCTGCCATTTTGTCACCGACAGAAATTTGCCGTTTTGAAGCAACATACACCTTCACCATTTGGAGCACGCCGTTCGGCAATTCCTCACCACGTTTCATGCTGTTCACTCTTTGGTCACAGGTGTCGATGACATCTTCAAGATTAGGCCATGACTCTTCAATCACCGCACGACAGTCAGCTTTTTTCTGTGGGCTGCGAATATCAAGATTATCAAGATGTGTCAAGAAATCATGGGCGTATTGAGAAATGAACTTGTCTTCTGTAATGTCCCGAATTTTACGTCCATCATCGTCAACCAGAGGTTGCCCCAATGCAGATTCAAAGGCTTTCAAAAATTCGCGAAATGCCGCCGCGATTTCTTGATCGCCCTGCTCTTCGACCTGCTTGAGTTCTTCATCATATTTTTTGCGTTCATAGTCGGAAAGGCTCATCCGACGAGCAAATTTCTCAGTGTGAATGACGATGCCTTCAACACCACTGGATGCTTCTAGCGATTCATTCTTCACATCTTCCCCTGCACGTCCAAAGATGGCATGTAGCAGTTTTTCTTCGGGAGTCAGTTCTGCTTTCGCCTTGGGAGATACTTTCCCGACAAGAATGTCTCCCTGGCGAACGCGGGTTCCTACTTTGATGATCCCGTCTTCACCAATGTGCCTTAATGCTTTTTCGCTGACGTTGGGAATATCACGCGTAAATTCTTCGCGTCCCAGCTTGGTCTCACGAATTTCGACATCAAATTCATCGATATGAATTGATGTGTAGACATCTTCTTTCACAAGACGTTCAGAAAGAATAATCGCGTCTTCGTAGTTATATCCATCCCATGACATGAAGCCGACCAGCACATTTCGCCCTAGTGAGAGTAAGCCGTCTGCAGCTGCAGCACTGTGGCACAGGATCTCGCCTTTTTTCACCGAATCTCCCACGCTGACTGCAGGAGTCTGATTCAAACAGGTTCGTTCGTTAAGACCTTCATACTTTCGCAGGTAGTACTTCTTGCCAGCGACTTCTACGACATTTCCATCAACATAAGTCACTTTACCGGCTTTCTCAGCCCGGATCACCATACCTGAGTTCTGGGCAACTGCAAGCTCCATCCCAGTCCCCACCAATGGTGGCTCTGCAATCAATAAAGGGACGGCCTGACGTTGCATGTTGGAGCCCATCAACGCGCGGTTGGCATCGTCGTGTTCAAGGAAGGGAATCAGTCCTGCGGAAATTCCTACCATTTGTGCGGGGTCGACATCGATGTAATCCACGTCGTTACCCGAGATCCATACTACGTCATCACGAAAACGTGCCATGACACGATCTTCAGCAAATTTGCCGTTTTCCACAGGAGTGTCCGCGGGGGCGACATGCACCTCAGCTTCCTCATCCGCACGCATCCAGTGTACTTCGTCGGTGAGCTTTCCCTTTTTGACTAATCGATAAGGTGTGACCAGAAATCCGTAATCATCTACTTTTGAGAAAATACTCAAACTCGAAATCAAACCAATGTTAGTACCTTCAGGAGTTTCAATTGGGCAAATTCGTCCATAGTGAGAAATATGCACGTCGCGAACTTCAAAGCCAGCACGTTTCCGGTTCAATCCACCAGGCCCCAAGGCACTCAAGCGACGTTCGTGTGTTAACATCGATAGCGGATTCGTCTGGTCGACCACCTGTGACAATTCACTACGACCAAAGAAGAAGTCAATCGCTGCTGAAACACTTTTCGGATTGATCAGTGTTCTCGGAGACATTTCTTCAACGTCTTTTTGCGTCATGCGTTCTTGTACGGTACGGCGGAGTTTAAGAAATCCTTTGCGAATTTCATCAGCCGCTAATTCATCAATTGTACGCAAGCGTCTGTTACCAAGGTTGTCGATATCATCAACGTATGCGGTATTGTCACCGATACGTAATCGAACCAGGTAGCGTATCGAATTAATGAAGTCTTCCGCACGTAAAGTCATCTCTGTATCGGGAACGTCCTGCTTGAACTTTCGATTAATTCTGAAGCGTCCTACGCGTCCCAAACGATAACGATTGACGTCAAAGAATTTCTCACGGAACAGATCAATGGCACGTTCCAACTGAGGTGGATTACCAGGACGCAATCGTGAATAGATACGCAGTAATGCTTCTTCATGAGTCGAAGTGGGATCTTCGGCAATACTTTGCAGAACAAGGGTATCATTTACGTCTGAAACGACTTCCACCGTTTTCAACCCTGTATCGCAGATCTCCTCCAGTAATTCTTCAGTAATCGTTCCGCAACAGTCCAAGATGATTTCGCCACAGCGATCATGACCGGCAGGATAAACGATGTCTTCTGCAACAACTTTTCCAACGAGTTTCTGTGAGGAAGCACCCTTGGAAATCTTTTCTGATTTGGTGTCATAAAACAGTTTTACCAAATCTGTATCAGACGAATAATCTTTTGACATCGCCCGCAGGAGAGTCATGGCGGAAAATTTACCACTCTGGTCAATACGCACTCCCAAAGTGTCTTTTTTACCGACAACCAATTCGATCCAACTACCGCGTTCTGGAATCACGCGGCAAGAATATTCTTTCTTCTCACCAGGTTCTGAGCTGAGCACAAAATCGACGCCGGGTGAACGGTGCAATTGACTCACAATACAACGTTCTGCACCATTGATAATAAATTCACCACCACCAATCATGACTGGCAAATCACCAAGATAGACTTCTTCTTCGATCGGTTGCTCTTTTACCAGACGCAACCAAACTCGGAAAGGTCGACCATAGGTTAATCGCAACTGGCGACATTCTGTCGGAGTATAACGTGGTTTCCCCAACTCGTATTTGACGTATTCTAGTTGGTACTGTCCCTGATAACTTTCGATGGGGAACACTTCACGCAATATCTCTTCAAGTCCCTGATTCTTTCGCTCGCGAGGCGATTTATCAGCCTGAAGGAATTTTGCATATGAAGAGGTCTGAATCTGCGTGAGATCAGACAGTTCAAAACTATGCTCAATCTTACCAAAGTTAATCACAGATTGAGTGGGGATCGTTCGCTGTGCTGGAATCGGCATTAAGATGATCTTTTCTACTTACCTGGTGCCAGATGTGGAAATGCCCTGCCCAAGTAATTTTGTTGACCTGACAGAGCACCAACCAAGAATAGCGGGGAACAGCAGCGCGTACCTTGAGAGAGTACAGGCCACGGGGCTGTATTAAAAGCGAATTGCTCGACTAATTCAAAGCCTGATAAATCGCTCAATACTACTTTGCTATTCAAAAGAGAGTACAATGAGTCGATTGCTTAGACCAAATGGGACTGAAAACGCTAACTGATCGAAGCAGATAAACTTACGAAAACAAACATTAAGCGGTACATGCAATCAAAAAACCATGCTCTAAGTAAGAATGACGCTGGAAGCCATTCCCAATCTGCGCGATCTAATAAAACCGAGCAGTACCCAAGAGCCTATTCTAAACTCATTTTTAGAACACTTCAATTGCACGCAGAAAAAAAACCGAATTACTGGTATTTTATCCAGTATTGACCAGCCTGTACTGAGTCAATTCTCAGCACAGGCGGAATCATTTCGATTTCTTTTGAAAACCACTTACTTCACCTCAGCAGTACCACCTGCTTCTTCGACTTCTTTGACCAAAGCTTCGGCATCTTCTTTTGAGACACCTTCTTTAAGTGGCTTGGGAGCCCCTTCAACCAGCTCTTTGGCTTCTTTCAGACCAAGCCCAGTTGCGCCACGAACGACTTTAATGACAGGGATCTTATTGTCACCAAAGCCAGTCAAAATGACATCGAACTCGGTTTTTTCTGCTGCAGCTTCTCCGCCGCCACCAGCGCCACCATCACCTGACGCTACCATCACAGCGCCACCGGCGGCAGCCTTAATGCCGTGTACTTCGTCAAGGTAATCAGCCAATTCTTTAGCCTGGAGCAAAGTCAATCCAGCAATTTTGTCGCCCAGTTCTTTGGTTTCAGCACCAAATTCAGTTGTTGCTTCGGCTGTCGCCATCTTCTCTTTCCTTTCGCACGAATGCGTAAAATAAAATCTCGCATAGCAGTAAATCAAATCAACGCCACACTATTTCAGTAGCAGTTGTTACAAATTTCAACACTCAAATCAAAAGCGATCAGACAACTTTTCGCTTAAGATTCTTCCCCCTCGGAGATTGTCTTAATCTGTCCGGCAAGAGTGCCAGCAGGACCCAAAAGTGCACCTGCCAACTGTGCACCAGGCCCAAGGGCACGGGACACGATCTCGCCAATCAATTCCATTCGACCAGGGCTTTTACTTAATTTTTCAACATCATCCGACGTGAGCGAAGTTCCTTCCGTTGATCCACCCTTGATAGTGAGATCTTCTATTTCTTCTGCCCACTTGGACATTTCTTTTGAGAGAGCCACAATATCCTCGCCACCCCAGACAAGTGTTGAAGGGCCCTGTAAGCTCTCTTCCATTCCTTCCACACCAGCGTTCGCGAACGCGCGACGTGCCAGTGAATTTTTAACCGTTAAGGCTGCAATCCCTTTTTCATGCAATTTGAGACGAAAATTGTTATCAGTAATTGCATCCAACTTTGCAGAATCTACGACGACAAAATCTCGAGTTTCTCCAATTCGAGATTCTATCTCAGAGATGATCATTTCTTTTACAAATTTACTCATTAGATCTC
The Gimesia aquarii DNA segment above includes these coding regions:
- the rpoB gene encoding DNA-directed RNA polymerase subunit beta, with protein sequence MPIPAQRTIPTQSVINFGKIEHSFELSDLTQIQTSSYAKFLQADKSPRERKNQGLEEILREVFPIESYQGQYQLEYVKYELGKPRYTPTECRQLRLTYGRPFRVWLRLVKEQPIEEEVYLGDLPVMIGGGEFIINGAERCIVSQLHRSPGVDFVLSSEPGEKKEYSCRVIPERGSWIELVVGKKDTLGVRIDQSGKFSAMTLLRAMSKDYSSDTDLVKLFYDTKSEKISKGASSQKLVGKVVAEDIVYPAGHDRCGEIILDCCGTITEELLEEICDTGLKTVEVVSDVNDTLVLQSIAEDPTSTHEEALLRIYSRLRPGNPPQLERAIDLFREKFFDVNRYRLGRVGRFRINRKFKQDVPDTEMTLRAEDFINSIRYLVRLRIGDNTAYVDDIDNLGNRRLRTIDELAADEIRKGFLKLRRTVQERMTQKDVEEMSPRTLINPKSVSAAIDFFFGRSELSQVVDQTNPLSMLTHERRLSALGPGGLNRKRAGFEVRDVHISHYGRICPIETPEGTNIGLISSLSIFSKVDDYGFLVTPYRLVKKGKLTDEVHWMRADEEAEVHVAPADTPVENGKFAEDRVMARFRDDVVWISGNDVDYIDVDPAQMVGISAGLIPFLEHDDANRALMGSNMQRQAVPLLIAEPPLVGTGMELAVAQNSGMVIRAEKAGKVTYVDGNVVEVAGKKYYLRKYEGLNERTCLNQTPAVSVGDSVKKGEILCHSAAAADGLLSLGRNVLVGFMSWDGYNYEDAIILSERLVKEDVYTSIHIDEFDVEIRETKLGREEFTRDIPNVSEKALRHIGEDGIIKVGTRVRQGDILVGKVSPKAKAELTPEEKLLHAIFGRAGEDVKNESLEASSGVEGIVIHTEKFARRMSLSDYERKKYDEELKQVEEQGDQEIAAAFREFLKAFESALGQPLVDDDGRKIRDITEDKFISQYAHDFLTHLDNLDIRSPQKKADCRAVIEESWPNLEDVIDTCDQRVNSMKRGEELPNGVLQMVKVYVASKRQISVGDKMAGRHGNKGVISKVLPIEDMPFTEDGTPIDIMLNPLGVPSRMNVGQILETHLGWAAQKHGFRAVCPVFDGAMESKIHEYLDTAGLPDDGKAQLYDGRTGEAYEQKTTVGQIYMLKLHHLVDDKVHARSTGPYSLITQQPLGGKARFGGQRFGEMEVWALEAYGAAYILQELLTVKSDDVEGRTKIYESMVNGENTLEAGTPASFDVLNNEIRGLGLNLQLEKNPA
- the rplL gene encoding 50S ribosomal protein L7/L12, which gives rise to MATAEATTEFGAETKELGDKIAGLTLLQAKELADYLDEVHGIKAAAGGAVMVASGDGGAGGGGEAAAEKTEFDVILTGFGDNKIPVIKVVRGATGLGLKEAKELVEGAPKPLKEGVSKEDAEALVKEVEEAGGTAEVK
- the rplJ gene encoding 50S ribosomal protein L10, whose amino-acid sequence is MSKFVKEMIISEIESRIGETRDFVVVDSAKLDAITDNNFRLKLHEKGIAALTVKNSLARRAFANAGVEGMEESLQGPSTLVWGGEDIVALSKEMSKWAEEIEDLTIKGGSTEGTSLTSDDVEKLSKSPGRMELIGEIVSRALGPGAQLAGALLGPAGTLAGQIKTISEGEES